In a single window of the Hoeflea algicola genome:
- a CDS encoding LysR family transcriptional regulator yields the protein MDYRTCFDGAAGDVTENAAMEMNQIRYFLAVCEHRNFTHAASASNVSQPSLTTAVKKLEDELGGDLFVRDRAGCRLTALGKLVQPRLQKIYDETRQAKAEAVRHMRLERVPITVGVGETIGHSRIAAAMERMRKRVPQAEIELIVASSHELLSALRDGDFDVVVTADKVSEDLYRIDILYEEDYKVVVSKSHPLSELNTISLSTLAQTDMLDRLNCEMRDTLHGTCADQGYDLYAAYRSNRVDWLIELARQGSGAVILPATAIPSDMGLVSKPIDGLEITRTVLAVRYRHQTTRSETNDLIREIMRTPA from the coding sequence ATGGACTATCGAACTTGTTTTGATGGCGCGGCCGGAGATGTGACGGAGAATGCGGCGATGGAAATGAACCAGATCAGATACTTTCTCGCTGTCTGCGAGCACCGAAACTTCACCCACGCGGCCAGTGCCTCCAATGTCTCCCAACCTTCCTTGACGACTGCGGTCAAGAAACTTGAAGACGAACTTGGAGGTGACCTGTTTGTCAGAGACCGTGCAGGCTGCAGGCTGACCGCGCTGGGAAAACTCGTGCAGCCAAGATTGCAGAAAATATACGACGAGACGCGACAGGCGAAGGCCGAGGCAGTCCGTCATATGCGGTTGGAGCGAGTTCCTATCACTGTCGGTGTCGGCGAAACGATTGGCCACAGCAGAATTGCGGCAGCTATGGAGCGTATGCGCAAGCGCGTGCCGCAAGCCGAAATCGAATTGATCGTTGCGTCATCCCACGAGCTTCTTTCCGCGTTGCGAGATGGTGACTTTGACGTTGTCGTCACCGCGGACAAGGTCAGTGAAGACCTCTATCGTATAGACATTCTCTATGAAGAGGACTACAAGGTCGTGGTGTCAAAGTCGCATCCATTGTCTGAACTAAATACAATTTCTCTTTCGACGCTTGCTCAAACTGACATGCTTGACAGACTGAATTGCGAAATGCGGGATACTTTACATGGAACCTGCGCAGATCAAGGTTACGACCTCTACGCGGCCTATCGGTCAAATCGCGTGGATTGGTTAATCGAACTTGCCCGGCAGGGTTCGGGTGCGGTGATCCTACCAGCCACCGCTATTCCATCAGACATGGGCCTGGTGTCGAAACCCATCGATGGCCTTGAAATAACACGAACTGTTTTGGCCGTTCGATATCGGCACCAAACGACGAGATCAGAAACAAATGATCTGATCCGTGAGATTATGCGCACGCCAGCATAA
- a CDS encoding putative quinol monooxygenase gives MKSQILQTLAALALIATSATAQDNPMENHTASYIAMPAAEGQSEAFAEFLAGAAPIVRDTEPGTVLWFALQANDTLAIFDIFADEEARNAHFSGAVAAALNQNADTLVDGGWDEGVVANINNSDVLSVKAPVDLTTATTATYIKLEAAPGKGRELAALLTAAGPIVADTEPMTLFWAALQIDENNFAIFDIFADDAGREAHFAGQVAGLLNERASELVSGGWDDGVVANVRNFDILAAK, from the coding sequence ATGAAATCGCAAATTCTTCAGACACTCGCCGCACTGGCTCTGATCGCAACTTCTGCAACTGCACAGGACAATCCAATGGAAAATCATACCGCCAGCTACATCGCCATGCCCGCCGCCGAAGGCCAGTCCGAAGCTTTCGCGGAGTTTCTGGCGGGTGCCGCACCTATCGTGCGGGACACAGAGCCGGGCACCGTCCTTTGGTTTGCTCTGCAAGCCAACGATACGCTCGCAATCTTTGACATCTTTGCAGATGAAGAGGCACGGAACGCTCACTTCTCAGGAGCGGTTGCTGCGGCTTTGAACCAAAACGCCGACACACTGGTCGACGGAGGATGGGACGAAGGTGTTGTCGCGAATATCAACAACTCCGATGTCCTGTCGGTCAAGGCGCCGGTTGATCTCACCACGGCAACGACCGCAACTTACATCAAGCTTGAAGCTGCGCCGGGGAAAGGCCGCGAATTGGCAGCCTTGCTGACCGCCGCCGGCCCCATCGTCGCAGATACCGAACCCATGACATTGTTCTGGGCGGCGCTGCAAATTGACGAGAACAACTTTGCCATCTTCGACATCTTTGCCGACGATGCTGGCCGCGAAGCGCATTTTGCCGGACAGGTCGCCGGGCTACTGAATGAAAGGGCTTCGGAATTGGTCTCGGGCGGATGGGACGATGGTGTGGTGGCAAACGTCCGCAATTTCGACATCCTTGCTGCCAAGTAA
- a CDS encoding IS6 family transposase → MFKGRHFDQSIILLCVRWYLAYGLSLRDLKEMMSERGISVDHSTIHRWVVHFSPLILDRFNRRKRSVTDKWHADETYIKVRGQWMYLYRAIDSVGDTVDFWFSQHRDLAAAKRFFTKAIERHGRPQRIVIDGSQTNREAIISCDMISRLRERRHLQTKPILIRQSQYLNNRIEQDHRRIKRRIRPMLGFKSFSSATITLAGIEMVQMMRKRQGRYSYNPSPSLAEQFQALADAF, encoded by the coding sequence ATGTTCAAAGGCCGCCATTTCGACCAGTCGATCATCTTGCTCTGCGTTCGCTGGTATCTGGCCTACGGCTTGAGCCTTCGGGACCTGAAGGAAATGATGTCCGAACGAGGCATCAGCGTGGATCATTCGACGATTCATAGATGGGTCGTACACTTCTCGCCGTTGATTTTGGATCGCTTCAATCGCAGGAAACGTTCTGTGACCGACAAATGGCATGCAGACGAGACCTACATCAAGGTGCGGGGTCAATGGATGTATCTTTATCGGGCCATCGACAGCGTCGGAGACACTGTTGATTTCTGGTTTAGCCAGCATCGGGACCTGGCCGCAGCTAAGCGGTTCTTCACAAAGGCTATTGAACGGCATGGGCGTCCACAGCGCATTGTGATTGACGGTAGCCAGACGAACAGGGAAGCCATCATTTCCTGCGATATGATCAGCCGGCTGCGGGAAAGGCGACATCTTCAAACGAAGCCGATCCTGATCCGACAAAGCCAGTACCTGAATAATCGTATTGAGCAAGACCACCGTCGGATCAAGCGGCGCATCAGGCCGATGCTCGGCTTCAAGTCATTCTCGAGCGCGACAATAACGCTTGCCGGTATCGAGATGGTTCAAATGATGCGCAAGCGACAAGGCAGATATTCCTACAACCCCAGCCCGTCGCTTGCTGAGCAATTCCAAGCTCTGGCCGATGCCTTCTGA
- the istA gene encoding IS21 family transposase, giving the protein MELYLKVRLACSEGMSRRQAARHFNISRDSVAKMMAYSTPPGYQRQSPIRRPKLDAFVSAIDHWLDEDAKVPRKQRHTAKRVFDRLLDERGFTGGYTIIKDYMREREQRRQEVFVPLSHAPGHGQADFGEAMVVIGGVERKAHFFVLDLPHSDGCYVRAYPAAVSEAWVDGHVHAFAFFGAVPQSIVYDNNRCLVAKILPDGTRKRATLFSGFLSHYLIRDRYGRPGKGNDKGSVEGLVGYARRNFMVPIPEFVTWEAFNTWLEERCRKRQRDRLRGESEAIGERLLRDLAAMRPLPASPFDACDQSSAKVTAQSLVRYKTNDYSVPVAYGHQDVWVRGYVDEVVIGCRGEIIARHFRSWEREDVVFDPVHCLPLIEQKINSLDQAAPLQGWDLPEEFATLRRLMEARMNKHGRREYVQVLRLMESFELADLHAAVKQALQLGAISFDAVKHLILCRVERRPPRLDLSIYPYLPRATVETTSAKAYMRLLSTNAGEAA; this is encoded by the coding sequence GTGGAATTATATCTGAAGGTTCGTCTGGCTTGTTCTGAAGGGATGAGCCGGCGTCAGGCTGCAAGGCATTTCAACATATCGCGCGATAGCGTGGCCAAGATGATGGCGTATTCGACGCCGCCGGGCTACCAGCGTCAGTCACCGATCCGGCGGCCCAAGCTGGACGCGTTTGTTTCGGCGATCGACCACTGGCTCGATGAGGACGCAAAGGTGCCGCGCAAGCAGCGCCATACGGCCAAGCGGGTGTTTGACCGACTTCTGGATGAGCGCGGTTTCACCGGCGGCTATACGATCATCAAGGATTACATGCGCGAGCGTGAGCAACGTCGCCAAGAGGTGTTCGTGCCTCTGTCGCATGCTCCGGGGCATGGGCAGGCCGATTTCGGCGAGGCGATGGTGGTGATCGGCGGCGTGGAGCGGAAGGCGCACTTCTTCGTGCTTGATCTCCCTCACAGCGACGGCTGCTATGTGCGGGCCTATCCGGCGGCGGTGTCGGAGGCCTGGGTCGATGGCCACGTCCATGCGTTCGCTTTCTTCGGGGCCGTGCCGCAATCGATCGTCTACGACAATAATCGCTGCCTGGTGGCGAAGATCCTGCCCGATGGCACACGCAAGCGCGCCACGCTATTCAGCGGCTTTCTATCCCATTACCTGATCCGGGACCGCTACGGCCGTCCTGGCAAGGGGAACGACAAGGGAAGCGTCGAGGGGCTTGTCGGCTATGCCCGGCGCAACTTCATGGTGCCGATCCCAGAGTTTGTGACGTGGGAAGCGTTCAACACCTGGCTGGAGGAGCGATGCCGCAAGCGCCAGCGAGACAGGCTGCGCGGCGAGAGCGAGGCGATCGGGGAACGGCTGCTGCGCGATCTGGCCGCCATGCGCCCCTTGCCGGCATCGCCCTTCGATGCCTGCGACCAGTCTAGCGCCAAGGTGACTGCCCAATCGCTGGTGCGCTACAAGACCAACGATTATTCGGTCCCGGTTGCCTATGGCCATCAGGACGTCTGGGTGCGTGGCTATGTCGATGAGGTCGTGATCGGCTGCCGTGGCGAGATCATCGCCCGCCATTTCCGGAGTTGGGAGCGGGAAGACGTCGTCTTCGATCCTGTGCATTGCCTGCCGCTGATCGAGCAGAAGATCAATTCGCTGGATCAGGCGGCCCCTCTCCAGGGCTGGGATTTGCCGGAAGAGTTCGCCACGCTGCGCCGGTTGATGGAGGCGCGGATGAACAAGCATGGCCGGCGTGAGTACGTGCAGGTGTTGCGTCTCATGGAAAGCTTCGAGCTTGCTGACCTGCATGCTGCGGTGAAGCAGGCTCTCCAGCTCGGCGCGATCAGCTTCGACGCCGTCAAGCATCTGATCCTGTGCCGTGTGGAACGCCGGCCGCCGCGATTGGACCTGTCCATCTATCCCTACCTGCCGAGAGCGACGGTCGAGACGACCTCGGCGAAGGCGTATATGCGCCTTCTCTCGACGAACGCAGGAGAGGCGGCATGA
- the istB gene encoding IS21-like element helper ATPase IstB: MSTEAPEILLSHYLKALKLPSFHREYQKLARLCATEGVDHVGYLTRLAEREMIERDRRKVERRIKAAKFPVVKSLDSFDFAAIPKLNKMQVLELARCEWIERRENVIALGPSGTGKTHVALGLGLAACQKGLSVGFTTAAALVSEMMEARDERRLIRLQKQMAAYQLLIIDELGFVPLSKTGAELLFELISQRYERGATLITSNLPFDEWTETLGSERLTGALLDRITHHVSILEMNGDSYRLAQSRARKAG; the protein is encoded by the coding sequence ATGAGCACCGAAGCGCCCGAGATCCTGCTTTCCCACTATCTCAAAGCCCTCAAGCTGCCGAGTTTCCACCGCGAGTACCAGAAGCTGGCTCGGCTATGCGCCACCGAGGGCGTCGATCATGTCGGATACCTCACCCGGCTTGCCGAGCGGGAGATGATCGAACGTGATCGGCGCAAGGTCGAGCGCCGCATCAAGGCCGCGAAGTTCCCGGTTGTCAAAAGCCTCGACAGCTTTGACTTCGCCGCCATCCCCAAGCTCAACAAGATGCAGGTACTGGAACTCGCGCGTTGCGAATGGATCGAGCGCCGCGAGAATGTCATTGCGCTTGGCCCCAGCGGCACGGGCAAGACCCATGTAGCGCTCGGTCTCGGCCTGGCCGCCTGCCAGAAGGGCCTGTCCGTCGGCTTCACCACGGCCGCCGCACTCGTCAGCGAGATGATGGAGGCGCGCGACGAGCGGCGTCTCATTCGGCTCCAGAAACAGATGGCCGCCTACCAGCTTCTCATCATCGATGAGCTGGGCTTCGTGCCGCTCTCCAAAACCGGCGCGGAATTGCTGTTCGAGTTGATCTCGCAACGATATGAGCGAGGCGCGACCCTGATCACGAGCAACCTTCCCTTTGACGAATGGACGGAGACGCTCGGATCTGAGCGTCTGACCGGCGCACTGCTGGATCGTATCACCCACCATGTCAGCATCCTCGAAATGAACGGCGACAGCTATCGTCTCGCCCAAAGCCGAGCCCGAAAGGCCGGCTGA
- a CDS encoding winged helix-turn-helix transcriptional regulator: MDAILRLLMGPWTTYILWVLSEQGPQRFGTLKRTVPGISTRVLTERLRMLQAAGVIWREQTQTIPPAVTYGLTERGDDLRQVLDSLGEIAQRWQAVGAFETGVVAAE, encoded by the coding sequence ATGGACGCCATTCTGCGCTTGCTGATGGGACCGTGGACTACCTATATTCTCTGGGTTCTGAGTGAGCAGGGTCCGCAGCGGTTCGGTACGCTAAAGCGGACGGTACCGGGAATTTCAACCCGGGTACTGACCGAGCGCTTGCGGATGTTGCAGGCGGCCGGGGTGATCTGGCGTGAACAGACGCAAACGATTCCGCCTGCGGTCACCTACGGTTTGACAGAGCGCGGTGACGATCTGCGACAAGTGCTCGATTCCTTAGGCGAAATCGCGCAGCGTTGGCAGGCCGTAGGTGCGTTTGAAACGGGAGTTGTGGCGGCGGAATAA
- a CDS encoding DODA-type extradiol aromatic ring-opening family dioxygenase codes for MISGHWEEPQFTVQKNPAPPLLFDYNGFPPHTYELTWPSPGDPALSDRVQALVEAAGFPCPVDEARGYDHGVFIPLKVAFPQADIPCVQLSLRSDLDPAAHIAVGRALVPLRDEGVLIIGSGNTYHNMQKMMRAMRGGATNAVNGQEFDRWLSDAATRPDPAERDQMLAKWDAAPGARDANPREEHLIPLHVVAGAALADKGVKTLEDHVLGAVESAFTFG; via the coding sequence GTGATCTCGGGCCATTGGGAAGAGCCGCAGTTCACGGTGCAGAAAAATCCGGCCCCGCCGCTGTTGTTCGATTATAACGGGTTTCCGCCCCACACCTATGAGCTGACCTGGCCATCGCCCGGAGATCCGGCACTGTCCGACAGGGTGCAGGCGCTGGTCGAGGCGGCCGGGTTCCCCTGCCCCGTTGATGAGGCGCGCGGTTACGATCACGGCGTGTTCATTCCGCTAAAGGTGGCCTTTCCGCAGGCAGACATTCCCTGTGTGCAGCTTAGCTTGCGAAGTGATCTTGACCCGGCTGCGCATATTGCGGTCGGGCGGGCATTGGTACCGTTGCGCGATGAAGGTGTTCTGATCATCGGTTCGGGCAACACCTATCACAACATGCAAAAAATGATGCGTGCGATGCGGGGTGGCGCCACCAATGCCGTGAACGGGCAGGAATTTGATCGCTGGCTAAGCGATGCGGCCACCCGCCCCGATCCGGCAGAGCGTGATCAAATGCTGGCAAAATGGGACGCCGCCCCCGGTGCCCGCGATGCAAACCCGCGCGAGGAACATCTGATTCCGCTGCATGTGGTCGCGGGGGCGGCCCTTGCCGACAAAGGCGTGAAAACGCTGGAGGATCACGTGCTCGGAGCAGTCGAAAGCGCGTTTACCTTCGGCTGA
- a CDS encoding NAD(P)H-binding protein, with amino-acid sequence MTNIQNGPFIVTGASGQLGRQVIDNLIAAGAGPIIAVSRSPEKLADLADKGVEARKGDFNDPASLSAAFAGGKRLLIISIDDLEPGKRLAAHKNAIAAATKEGITHIVYTSLTNPVEESPITFSKDHSDTEALIKDTGASYTILRNNLYTDLVLMGGGQSIGLGQHFAAAAEGKTGYVTRADCARAAATALMQETGSSVLDITGPAAVSQGDIAAILSEISGKDIPYISIATDDLVKAMVDAGLPEFMAKVFASFDEAMAKDYLSVATGDLEKLTGQAGQSVRDFLIANKTTLLTLPQH; translated from the coding sequence ATGACAAACATTCAAAACGGCCCTTTCATCGTCACCGGTGCATCCGGCCAGCTTGGCCGACAGGTCATCGACAACCTGATTGCGGCCGGTGCCGGTCCGATCATCGCCGTTTCCCGCTCGCCGGAAAAGCTGGCCGATCTGGCCGACAAGGGCGTCGAGGCCCGCAAGGGCGATTTCAACGACCCCGCATCGCTGAGCGCGGCTTTTGCCGGGGGCAAGCGACTGCTGATTATCTCGATCGACGATCTGGAACCAGGCAAGCGACTGGCAGCGCATAAAAACGCCATCGCAGCCGCAACGAAGGAAGGGATCACACATATCGTCTATACCTCGCTGACGAACCCGGTCGAGGAAAGTCCGATCACGTTCTCCAAAGATCACAGCGACACGGAAGCGCTGATCAAGGACACCGGTGCTAGCTATACGATTCTGCGCAACAACCTTTACACCGATCTGGTCCTGATGGGTGGCGGGCAAAGCATTGGGTTGGGTCAGCATTTCGCTGCAGCTGCCGAGGGAAAAACCGGCTATGTCACCCGCGCCGATTGCGCCCGCGCCGCCGCAACGGCCCTGATGCAGGAAACCGGTTCAAGCGTTCTGGACATCACCGGACCCGCAGCGGTTTCCCAAGGTGACATCGCGGCCATCCTGTCGGAAATCTCGGGCAAGGATATCCCCTATATCTCGATCGCAACCGACGATCTGGTTAAGGCCATGGTCGACGCTGGCTTGCCAGAGTTCATGGCAAAGGTCTTTGCATCGTTCGACGAGGCGATGGCCAAGGACTATCTGAGCGTTGCGACGGGCGATCTGGAAAAACTGACGGGACAGGCCGGACAGTCAGTGCGTGATTTCCTGATTGCCAACAAGACAACTCTGCTGACCCTGCCACAGCATTAA
- a CDS encoding glutathione S-transferase family protein, with the protein MKLYNANFSPNALRVRAVALELGIDLEIIEVDIRGGDNRSDEFLAMNPNAKVPVLVDGDFVIWESRAINSYLASNKPERGLYPDDPKARATVDQWLYWQTIHLGPAMQKLSFERFLKAKFGMGDADQSVIDAEVKNVDQFLAVLEIGLAGKDWIAGNLSVADFALASTFMYRAQSDISLDDLPNVAAWIERLEARASWKAAFAPVLALFGD; encoded by the coding sequence ATGAAACTTTACAACGCCAATTTCTCGCCAAACGCCCTTCGGGTGCGTGCGGTTGCCTTGGAACTGGGGATCGACCTTGAGATCATCGAAGTCGACATACGCGGCGGAGACAACCGTAGCGATGAATTCTTGGCAATGAACCCCAACGCCAAGGTGCCGGTGCTGGTGGACGGGGATTTCGTGATATGGGAATCGCGCGCCATCAATTCTTATCTGGCCAGCAACAAACCGGAGCGAGGTCTTTATCCCGACGACCCAAAGGCCCGCGCAACGGTAGATCAGTGGCTTTACTGGCAAACAATCCACCTTGGACCGGCGATGCAGAAACTTTCGTTCGAACGGTTCCTGAAGGCGAAATTCGGCATGGGAGACGCAGATCAAAGCGTTATCGACGCCGAGGTAAAGAACGTCGATCAGTTTCTGGCCGTACTGGAAATCGGCCTTGCGGGCAAGGACTGGATCGCAGGCAATCTCAGCGTGGCAGATTTTGCGCTGGCCTCGACATTCATGTATCGCGCGCAGTCTGACATCTCACTTGACGATCTTCCGAATGTCGCGGCCTGGATCGAACGGCTTGAGGCGCGCGCCTCGTGGAAGGCCGCGTTTGCTCCCGTTCTGGCCCTGTTTGGCGATTAG
- a CDS encoding LLM class flavin-dependent oxidoreductase: MSLSQRLRNLVEEIVLADQVGLDWFGVGEHHRPDYAVSNPAVALAAAATQTENIRLSSAVTVLSSDDPIRVFQQFSTLDNLTQGRAEIMVGRGAFVESFPLFGHALDDYDTLFAEKLQLLMAVNETEHVSWPGTRHLPAIDHQGVHPRPYQDKLPIWLGIGGTPQSAVRGGTLGLPLALGIIGGDPARFAPLFDLYRAAASKAGHDPASLETSLNVHGFVAETSQTARDIYSGPHNEVMTRLGAERGWPTATRAQFDTMCGPSGALFVGGPAELTDKILAHHEIFGFTRITIQMAIGLLDHKSLMNAIEILGTSVAPDVRKALGA; this comes from the coding sequence ATCAGCCTGTCCCAAAGGTTGCGAAATCTGGTCGAGGAAATCGTGCTTGCCGACCAGGTCGGGCTGGATTGGTTCGGCGTCGGCGAACATCACCGCCCCGACTATGCGGTCTCAAACCCTGCTGTGGCGCTGGCGGCTGCAGCGACACAAACCGAAAATATCCGCCTTTCCAGCGCCGTCACAGTGCTAAGTTCCGATGATCCAATCCGGGTCTTTCAGCAATTCTCGACACTAGACAACCTGACCCAGGGACGCGCGGAAATTATGGTCGGGCGCGGTGCCTTTGTTGAGTCCTTTCCGCTTTTTGGCCATGCGCTGGATGACTACGACACGCTTTTTGCCGAGAAACTTCAGCTCTTAATGGCTGTGAATGAGACCGAACACGTAAGTTGGCCCGGCACAAGGCATTTACCCGCCATTGATCATCAGGGCGTCCACCCACGGCCCTATCAGGACAAGCTGCCGATCTGGCTGGGCATCGGGGGAACCCCACAATCGGCGGTGCGCGGCGGGACACTTGGCCTGCCCCTTGCCCTTGGCATTATCGGCGGAGACCCTGCGCGTTTTGCGCCTTTGTTCGATCTCTATCGCGCCGCCGCCAGCAAGGCCGGGCACGACCCGGCCAGCCTGGAAACCTCACTGAATGTGCATGGGTTTGTGGCCGAAACCAGCCAGACTGCCCGTGACATTTATAGTGGCCCGCATAACGAGGTCATGACACGCCTTGGCGCAGAACGTGGATGGCCCACGGCAACCCGTGCACAGTTTGACACCATGTGCGGCCCAAGCGGGGCGTTGTTCGTCGGTGGGCCAGCAGAACTGACCGACAAGATCCTCGCCCATCACGAGATCTTCGGCTTTACCAGAATAACTATTCAGATGGCGATCGGGCTGCTCGACCACAAGTCCCTGATGAACGCGATCGAGATCTTGGGAACCAGCGTCGCTCCGGATGTCCGCAAGGCTTTGGGGGCCTAA
- a CDS encoding luciferase family protein, which yields MFELTPRKGPRPETTDCAPHEQVSQNPDVETYQKLKGRAFDFPFVERRASIISVPGAEALWLQHDHAHGCQESFMLGNEFAHVHPHFDGSMHLMLPIECTLELFAKGWGEPHPMTATGMIPATAVMVFAPRDEPEIETALKILATSYDFARGKLANPTSIRL from the coding sequence ATGTTTGAACTGACACCCCGCAAGGGCCCCCGGCCTGAGACCACCGACTGCGCGCCTCACGAGCAGGTCAGCCAAAACCCCGACGTTGAAACTTACCAAAAGCTCAAAGGGCGCGCCTTTGACTTTCCGTTTGTCGAACGTCGCGCTTCGATCATCTCGGTCCCCGGTGCCGAGGCTCTTTGGCTGCAACACGATCACGCCCATGGGTGTCAGGAATCCTTTATGCTGGGCAATGAGTTTGCCCATGTACATCCGCATTTCGATGGTTCGATGCACCTGATGCTGCCAATCGAATGTACGCTTGAACTGTTCGCCAAAGGCTGGGGCGAGCCGCACCCGATGACGGCCACAGGCATGATACCGGCGACCGCCGTCATGGTGTTTGCGCCGCGCGATGAGCCAGAGATCGAAACAGCCTTGAAAATTCTTGCCACGTCTTATGATTTCGCGCGTGGAAAACTTGCAAACCCCACGTCGATCCGGTTGTGA
- a CDS encoding MmgE/PrpD family protein encodes MVLIDHLIELAALPAEKLSVRALILARFSLLDWMTCGIAGVNEPVAEKLRMLAEQEVGRGAASVFGGDAAPARMAALVNGATSHALDYDDTHFGHVGHLSVGIYSAALAAGEEVDASATEVVNAFLVGAEAAIRIGLVLGRAHYDIGFHQTATAGAFGATLAAGRLYGLNAQEMRYAIGLCATRASGLKSQFGTMGKPYNAGSAASNGIECAKLAKLGMTSADDGLLGQQSFVETHTSLADPGAGLAKPQTFLFEDNKYKLHACCHGTHAMIGALLGAKELEGRDLNDVASFTLRTNPRWLRVCDIKRPRTGLEVKFSYNWLAGMAMRGDRTVDDRTYTDALANDAELAVFADRIRVTGDDVVTDLQAIGIVTLKGGTEIVVSHDLTEPLPDDILAEKLREKSVAAIGETGQTIWNTLSRLATMSARDLGELLHRAG; translated from the coding sequence ATGGTACTCATCGACCACCTCATCGAACTGGCTGCCTTGCCTGCAGAAAAACTCTCCGTCCGCGCACTTATCCTAGCTCGCTTCTCGCTCCTTGACTGGATGACCTGCGGTATAGCGGGCGTCAACGAGCCGGTAGCCGAAAAACTGCGCATGTTGGCCGAACAAGAAGTCGGCCGGGGCGCTGCTTCCGTCTTCGGAGGCGACGCCGCGCCTGCCCGCATGGCGGCCCTTGTCAACGGCGCAACCAGCCATGCGCTCGATTATGACGACACACATTTCGGCCACGTCGGCCATCTGTCCGTGGGAATCTATTCAGCCGCCCTGGCCGCTGGCGAAGAGGTCGATGCGTCTGCCACAGAGGTAGTGAACGCGTTCCTCGTCGGGGCAGAGGCCGCCATACGGATCGGCCTCGTTCTCGGACGAGCGCATTACGACATCGGCTTTCACCAGACGGCGACGGCAGGCGCGTTTGGCGCGACCTTGGCTGCCGGCCGCCTTTACGGATTGAACGCTCAGGAGATGCGGTATGCCATTGGCCTGTGCGCCACGCGGGCCTCGGGACTGAAATCGCAGTTCGGAACGATGGGCAAGCCGTACAATGCGGGCAGTGCAGCCTCGAACGGGATCGAATGCGCCAAACTCGCCAAACTTGGAATGACCTCGGCCGACGATGGCCTGCTGGGGCAGCAAAGTTTTGTCGAAACACATACATCGCTTGCGGATCCAGGGGCAGGCCTTGCAAAGCCGCAAACGTTTCTTTTCGAGGACAACAAATACAAGCTGCATGCGTGCTGCCACGGCACTCATGCGATGATCGGAGCGCTCCTCGGCGCAAAAGAGCTGGAAGGGCGCGATTTGAACGATGTCGCCAGTTTTACGCTTCGGACAAATCCGCGCTGGCTGCGGGTCTGCGACATCAAACGGCCCCGCACTGGCCTAGAAGTGAAGTTCAGCTACAACTGGCTTGCCGGAATGGCCATGCGTGGCGACAGGACCGTGGACGACCGTACCTATACCGACGCCCTCGCCAATGACGCCGAGCTCGCGGTTTTCGCCGACAGGATTAGAGTCACCGGCGACGATGTCGTCACCGATTTGCAAGCTATCGGGATCGTTACACTGAAAGGCGGGACGGAGATCGTGGTCTCGCACGATCTTACCGAGCCGCTGCCCGACGACATTTTGGCAGAAAAGCTCCGGGAGAAGTCCGTGGCGGCAATCGGTGAGACCGGCCAGACGATCTGGAATACGCTGTCGCGGCTCGCCACTATGAGTGCCCGGGACCTCGGCGAACTCCTCCACCGCGCCGGATAA